A stretch of Larus michahellis chromosome Z, bLarMic1.1, whole genome shotgun sequence DNA encodes these proteins:
- the ATP5F1A gene encoding ATP synthase F(1) complex subunit alpha, mitochondrial, whose protein sequence is MLSARVAAALARSLPRQAGLVSRNTLAAAFVATRNIHASKTCFQKTGTAEVSSILEERILGADTSAELEETGRVLSIGDGIARVYGLRNVQAEEMVEFSSGLKGMSLNLEPDNVGVVVFGNDRLIKEGDVVKRTGAIVDVPVGEELLGRVVDALGNPIDGKGPVTSKTRRRVGLKAPGIIPRISVREPMQTGIKAVDSLVPIGRGQRELIIGDRQTGKTSIAIDTIINQKRFNDGTDEKKKLYCIYVAIGQKRSTVAQLVKRLTDADAMKYTIVVSATASDAAPLQYLAPYSGCSMGEYFRDNGKHALIIYDDLSKQAVAYRQMSLLLRRPPGREAYPGDVFYLHSRLLERAAKMNDSFGGGSLTALPVIETQAGDVSAYIPTNVISITDGQIFLETELFYKGIRPAINVGLSVSRVGSAAQTRAMKQVAGTMKLELAQYREVAAFAQFGSDLDAATQQLLNRGVRLTELLKQGQYVPMAIEEQVAVIYAGVRGHLDKLEPSKITKFESAFLAHVLSQHQALLSTIRTEGKISDQTEAKLKEIVTSFLSTFEA, encoded by the exons ATGCTCTCCGCCCGTGTGGCTGCCGCCCTCGCCCGCTCCCTGCCGCGGCAGGCCGGCCTG GTTTCCAGAAACACCCTGGCTGCAGCATTTGTTGCTACAAGAAACATCCATGCCTCCAAAACATGCTTTCAGAAAACTG GCACTGCTGAGGTATCGTCTATTCTTGAGGAACGTATTTTGGGAGCTGACACCTCTGCTGAACTTGAGGAGACTGGCCGTGTGCTCTCAATTGGTGATGGTATTGCCCGTGTGTACGGCCTAAGAAATGTTCAAGCAGAAGAAATGGTTGAATTCTCTTCTGGACTGAAG GGGATGTCCTTGAATTTGGAGCCTGACAATGTTGGTGTTGTCGTGTTTGGTAATGACAGACTGATCAAGGAAGGGGATGTTGTGAAGAGGACTGGTGCCATTGTGGATGTTCCAGttggggaagagctgctgggcCGCGTTGTAGATGCCCTGGGCAATCCAATTGATGGGAAG gGTCCTGTTACATCTAAGACACGTAGAAGAGTTGGCTTGAAGGCCCCTGGGATTATTCCCAGAATCTCTGTGCGTGAACCTATGCAGACTGGTATTAAGGCTGTGGACAGCTTGGTGCCAATTGGTCGTGGCCAGCGTGAGCTGATCATTGGTGACAGGCAGACTGG GAAAACTTCAATTGCAATTGATACAATAATCAACCAGAAACGATTTAATGATGgaacagatgagaaaaagaagCTGTACTGTATCTATGTTGCAATTGGCCAGAAGAGATCTACTGTTGCTCAGCTGGTGAAGAGGCTCACTGATGCAG ATGCCATGAAGTACACTATCGTGGTGTCTGCCACAGCGTCCGATGCAGCACCCCTTCAGTACCTGGCTCCTTATTCAGGCTGCTCCATGGGGGAATACTTCAGAGACAATGGAAAACATGCATTAATCATCTATGATGACTTATCCAAACAG GCTGTTGCCTATCGTCAGATGTCTCTGCTGCTGCGTCGTCCACCTGGTCGTGAAGCTTACCCAGGTGATGTGTTCTACCTGCACTCTCGTCTGCTGGAGAGAGCAGCCAAAATGAATGATTCCTTTGGAGGTGGCTCTCTGACCGCCTTGCCTGTCATTGAAACTCAGGCCGGTGACGTGTCTGCGTACATTCCAACCAACGTCATCTCCATCACTGATGGACAG ATTTTCTTGGAAACTGAGTTGTTCTACAAAGGTATCCGTCCAGCCATCAATGTTGGTCTGTCTGTGTCCCGTGTAGGTTCTGCTGCTCAGACCAGGGCTATGAAGCAG GTGGCAGGTACCATGAAGCTGGAATTGGCTCAGTATCGTGAGGTAGCTGCCTTTGCTCAGTTTGGGTCTGATCTGGATGCTGCCACACAACAGCTGCTGAACCGTGGTGTACGTCTGACAGAGCTCCTCAAACAAGGACAGTATG TTCCCATGGCTATTGAGGAACAGGTTGCTGTCATCTACGCTGGTGTAAGAGGTCACTTGGACAAGCTGGAGCCCAGCAAAATCACCAAATTCGAGAGTGCTTTCCTAGCTCATGTGCTGAGCCAGCACCAGGCCCTCCTCTCCACCATCAG GACCGAAGGGAAGATCTCTGACCAGACAGAAGCTAAGTTGAAGGAAATAGTCACAAGTTTCCTGTCTACTTTTGAGGCATAA